In one Inquilinus sp. Marseille-Q2685 genomic region, the following are encoded:
- a CDS encoding lytic transglycosylase domain-containing protein: MLLLGLAAAARAEESCTPYILAMEGAFGIPRGMLLAIAQTESGGKGDPYPWALNVGGTPMFPSSLAAMKAAIEENGGGESPNIDVGCMQISLRYHKQTLPDYTLIFQPQYNVIYGAYFLRRLFNQYGNWLEAIAHYHSSNPDRQFAYACRVLERLKKIRGQGERPIEVCVSG; encoded by the coding sequence GTGCTCCTGCTCGGCTTGGCCGCGGCGGCGCGGGCAGAGGAGAGCTGCACGCCCTATATCCTGGCGATGGAGGGCGCCTTCGGCATTCCGCGCGGCATGCTGCTGGCGATCGCGCAGACCGAATCGGGCGGCAAGGGCGATCCCTATCCCTGGGCCCTCAATGTCGGCGGCACGCCGATGTTCCCGAGCAGCCTGGCCGCCATGAAGGCCGCGATCGAGGAGAATGGCGGCGGCGAAAGCCCAAATATCGACGTCGGCTGCATGCAGATTTCGCTACGCTATCACAAGCAGACGCTGCCGGACTACACGCTCATCTTTCAGCCACAATACAATGTGATCTACGGCGCGTATTTCCTGCGGCGTTTGTTCAACCAGTATGGAAACTGGCTGGAAGCGATCGCGCATTATCATTCGAGCAACCCGGATCGGCAGTTCGCCTATGCCTGCCGGGTCCTGGAACGGCTGAAGAAGATCCGCGGCCAGGGGGAAAGGCCGATCGAAGTCTGTGTATCCGGTTGA
- the hutI gene encoding imidazolonepropionase, whose amino-acid sequence MWDRLWINARLATMDGEGYGTIPEGAIAIEGDRIAWVGRQEDLPGAPDRLAAAVEDAGGSWVTPGLIDCHTHLVHGGDRAREFAMRLHGASYEEIARAGGGIVSTVAATRAASEDELLASARRRLDALAAEGVTTVEIKSGYGLDLATEAKMLRVAGRLGQEAGIRVRRSFLGAHAVPPEDRDRPDRYLDRVVEEMLPAIARDGLADAVDAFGERIAFSPAQVERVFRAARALDLPVKLHADQLSDQDGAALAARFGALSADHLEYTSESGAKEMGRAGTVAVLLPGAFYFLREAQLPPVAAFRRHGVPMALATDNNPGTSPATSLLLMLNMGCTLFRLTPEEALAGVTRNAARALGLAGECGRLAPGLAADLVFWDVADPAELSYRIAYNPCRAIIRAGRPV is encoded by the coding sequence GACCGGATCGCCTGGGTCGGACGGCAGGAGGACCTGCCCGGCGCGCCGGATCGGCTGGCCGCGGCCGTGGAGGACGCCGGCGGCTCGTGGGTCACGCCCGGGCTGATCGACTGCCACACCCATCTGGTCCATGGCGGCGACCGGGCCCGCGAATTCGCGATGCGGCTGCACGGCGCCAGCTATGAGGAGATCGCGCGCGCCGGCGGCGGCATCGTCTCGACCGTCGCGGCCACCCGCGCCGCCAGCGAGGACGAGCTGCTGGCGTCGGCACGCAGGCGGCTCGACGCCCTGGCGGCCGAGGGCGTCACCACCGTCGAGATCAAGTCCGGCTACGGGCTGGACCTCGCGACCGAGGCGAAGATGCTGCGCGTCGCCGGCCGGCTGGGGCAGGAGGCCGGGATCCGGGTCCGGCGAAGCTTCCTCGGCGCCCACGCCGTGCCGCCGGAGGACCGCGACCGGCCCGACCGCTATCTCGACCGCGTGGTCGAGGAGATGCTGCCGGCGATCGCACGGGACGGCCTCGCCGATGCGGTCGATGCCTTCGGCGAGAGGATCGCCTTCTCGCCGGCGCAGGTGGAGCGCGTGTTCCGCGCCGCCCGGGCGCTCGATCTGCCGGTGAAGCTGCATGCCGACCAGCTCTCGGATCAGGACGGTGCCGCGCTGGCGGCCCGGTTCGGCGCGCTGTCGGCGGACCATCTCGAATATACCAGCGAATCGGGGGCGAAGGAGATGGGGCGGGCCGGCACCGTCGCGGTGCTGCTGCCCGGCGCCTTCTATTTCCTGCGCGAAGCGCAGCTGCCGCCGGTGGCGGCGTTCCGGCGGCATGGCGTGCCGATGGCGCTGGCCACCGACAACAATCCCGGCACCTCGCCCGCGACCTCGCTGCTGCTGATGCTGAACATGGGCTGCACCCTGTTCCGCCTGACGCCGGAGGAGGCGCTGGCGGGCGTCACCCGCAACGCCGCGCGGGCGCTGGGCCTGGCCGGGGAATGCGGCCGGCTGGCGCCGGGGCTTGCGGCCGACCTGGTGTTCTGGGACGTGGCCGATCCGGCCGAGCTGTCCTACCGCATCGCCTACAACCCGTGCCGCGCGATCATCCGCGCCGGCCGGCCGGTCTGA